The Myxocyprinus asiaticus isolate MX2 ecotype Aquarium Trade chromosome 4, UBuf_Myxa_2, whole genome shotgun sequence nucleotide sequence GGGGAGATAGGACCCCCCCTGTGAGCAGCGCCTTTTTCAACGGTGCTGTAGTAGAGAAAGCGAGTGTGTAAGTGACATCTCTACCGACCAATCACAAGGCGTCATCAAGTCAGTGACGTATCTACAACAATGGCCCAATCATACAACGTTCTCAGTGTAAAACGTGCCTCTGATTAGGTCAGGAGGCGGAGGCTGTCGAAATACgggtgggaaaaaaaacaacGCCGCTCTGGGTGATGGTGAAGATGGCGGATGGGGATAGTGGGAGTGAGCGCGGTGGAAGCAGCGGTGGCGGAGGAGGGGGTGGAGGTAACAGCTTCCAGCCTTTCCAGAGGGATCAGGAGACCCAGGAGCTGGCGTCCAAGCGCCTCGACATCCAAAACAAACGCTTCTACCTGGACGTGAAGCAAAACTCGAAGGGCAGGTTCATCAAGATCGCCGAGGTCGGCGCTGGGGGCTCCAAAAGTCGGCTGACACTTTCCATGTCAGTCGCGGCGGAGTTTCGGGACTACCTGGGTGATTTCATTGAGCACTACGCCCAGCTCGGGCCCAGCACCCCGGAGCAGATCGCCCTGTCCTCGGGCGGCGAGGACGGCGGGCCTAGACGGGCCTTGAAGAGCGAGTTTCTAGTGAGGGAAAACCGCAAATACTACCTCGATTTGAAGGAGAACCAGCGGGGGAGGTTCCTTCGGATCCGTCAGACTGTCAACCGTGGGCCTGGTGGGTTTGGCAtcgggggaggaggaggaggaggaggtgtgCCTGGGGGTGGCATGCAATCCGGGCAAACCATTGCCCTTCCTGCTCAGGGTCTCATCGAGTTCCGCGACGCCTTGGCCAAGCTCATCGATGACTACGGCGGGGACGACGAGGAGCTGGTTGGGGGTGGCTGCGCCGGGGGTTACGGGGAGCTTCCCGAGGGCACGTCGATCACGGTGGACTCGAAGCGGTTCTTCTTCGACGTGGGCTCCAACAAGTACGGCGTGTTTCTGCGGGTGAGCGAGGTGAAACCCAGTTACAGAAACTCTATCACGATTCCCTTCAAAGCTTGGAGCAAGTTCGGGGGAGCTTTCTGCCGCTACGCCGAGGAGATGAAGGAGATCCAGGAGCGGCATAAAGATAAAGCGTATGACCGGAGAGGAGGCGAGGAGTCGGAGGGGGACGACTTGGATGACGACTGACCCGGCAGTCGGGTGTTCCGTTGCTCGGGCGACCCCTCAGCGAAAGATTCACATGCATGAAACGAAACGAACCCTAATGCTCAAACCATGGCGAATAAAAGATGTTTGACTGAGAAACACTGTTATGTATATGTAagagaaacctgtttaaaaagcaGTATAGAGTTACCCATTTAACTCAAAAACTGTTCACAAATGAGTCAGCGGGACATTTAGTGTTAGTGTATCAAGCTATGATGATATCTCTGCTATAAGTGTTTTTGGTGTTGTACCATATGATGGAGAGCAAGCCAGCATCATCCGAATGACATGATGTGAATCTCATAGTTAGCTCATTCAGGAAGTGTTCTCTGAAAATGTGTATAAAACAGTATAAAAGGTTATTCAGCTTGTGGACACAGAATACAGTTCAAGCAACAATGCTAGAAACAGTTAAAATGGTGCTATGAAACAGTACTCCACCACCCCGCTGAGTATTAAGGTTGggtgcattttattttgttttcctccTGTTTCTTGTCAGGATCGGATGTAGGGATGAATGTATGTAATAATTGCTATAGAATGTGTGCATCGAAATTGGGAAGTGGATTGCACACACAGAAAATATGCTGATGCCACTTTGCTCCTCTGTTGCTAAATTGATTAGGCTATTTGAAAGAGAATAATACCAGATTATATAGGTTTTGTCGAATGTTAT carries:
- the LOC127439684 gene encoding transcriptional activator protein Pur-beta-like encodes the protein MVKMADGDSGSERGGSSGGGGGGGGNSFQPFQRDQETQELASKRLDIQNKRFYLDVKQNSKGRFIKIAEVGAGGSKSRLTLSMSVAAEFRDYLGDFIEHYAQLGPSTPEQIALSSGGEDGGPRRALKSEFLVRENRKYYLDLKENQRGRFLRIRQTVNRGPGGFGIGGGGGGGGVPGGGMQSGQTIALPAQGLIEFRDALAKLIDDYGGDDEELVGGGCAGGYGELPEGTSITVDSKRFFFDVGSNKYGVFLRVSEVKPSYRNSITIPFKAWSKFGGAFCRYAEEMKEIQERHKDKAYDRRGGEESEGDDLDDD